In the Blautia coccoides genome, AGCTTCTTAGCGCGGTTGTATACATCAACCAGAAGCAGATTGTCCAGGATCAGATTTTGGATAAAGTTAGACTTATCAAAACGCTCCTTGTAGGCAACTATCAGATTCTGGATCTCCGCAACAGCCACACGGCCAATCATATAAGCGTCTTCATTGCCGCCTTTTGCGATCAGTATGAACTCCACTGACTGCCCATCATAAATCTTAAAAAAGTGATAGCCTTTCATCACCTGGCTGTCCGCCATAGATTCCACAAAGCCGGACACATCACCGAAATCCTCGTTCTCTACCGGAAATGTAGTAGAGTTTACCTTCCCATCCACATCCATAACACAGAGATCTATCCTGGTTATGGTTCTCAATTCTTCTAATGTCTTCTGTATCACCTGGCTTGAAATCATAGTTTTTCTCCTTCTGCGCACTTATCAAAAATACTAATATATCAATTACTATAACGTATTTTCGACAAAATTTCAAATTTTTATTTTCATACAAAGACAGGCAGTTTCTGAGATATAAAAACTGCCGCAGATAAATCCGCGGCAGTCTGTATCTTTTCATAACAATTAGTTTGTAATAACCTGTTCTGTTTCTTTGTCGAATACGTGAATCTTTTCCAGATCCAGAGAGAATTTAACAACATCGCCTGTTCTGGCTGTTGTACGCGGATTAACTCTTGCTGTCATCGGGAATCCTTCTGTGTCAAAGTATAAGTAAACTTCAGCACCAAGTAATTCGTAAACAGTGATCTTACCCTGGATCACGCTGCCCGGGAATGCCTGGATACGAGCTTCATCATCGTATACATGCTCAGGACGAATACCCATAACAACAGTTTTTCCATCATAACCGCCGTCGATGAGCGGTTTTCTCTTGGAAGCAGGTAAAGCGATAGTTGTTCCGCCGATTTCCAGTTCAACTTCATTGCCTTTTACGTGGCATACTGCATCCATCATGTTCATCTGAGGAGAACCGATGAATCCTGCAACGAACAGGTTCTTAGGAGCATTGTATAAGTTCTGAGGAGTATCAACCTGCTGTACAATACCGTCTTTCATAACAACGATCCTTGTACCAAGTGTCATAGCCTCTGTCTGGTCATGTGTTACGTAGATAATGGTTGCACCTAATCTCTCGTGCAGTTTGGAAATCTCAGTACGCATCTGTACACGAAGTTTAGCATCCAAGTTTGACAGAGGTTCGTCCATCAGGAATACTTTAGGTTCACGTACGATAGCACGTCCCATAGCAACACGCTGTCTCTGACCACCGGAAAGAGCTTTCGGTTTACGGTCTAACAGTTTTTCCAGGTCAAGGATCTTAGCAGCTTCTTTAACCATTTTATCAATCTGGTCTTTCGGAACTTTTCTCAGCTTCAGACCGAATGCCATGTTGTCATATACTGTCATATGCGGATACAGAGCGTAGTTCTGGAATACCATTGCAATATCTCTGTCTTTAGGTTCTACATCGTTTACAACCTTGTCACCAATCTTTAATGTACCGCCTGTAATTTCTTCCAGGCCTGCGATCATACGAAGGGTAGTTGATTTACCACAACCTGAAGGACCTACGAAGATGATAAATTCTTTATCTTCGATTTCAAGATTAAAATCTTTTACTGCCTCGAATCCGTTTGGATATGCTTTACAAATATGCTGTAATGATAAGCTTGCCATTTTCATTTCCTCCTAATTGTTACGCGTCTCTTTGCTTTGATTAACTGTTACAAGTATAACACTGCCACCCCGTTTTTTACCATAGTTCAATTAAACAAAGATTAAATAAAGTCTTTGTTATCATCTCCAAGGAATTACAACCCATTGGCATTTTACCGAAATTTCTTCTCTTCAATATACAACTTGCACAATGGATATCATTTCTCCATATTTTTCCTGTGGTCCACGGGTTTCACGGGAAATATGAGCGTAGTCTTGAACAGATCCCCATCCAGATAGATCTCAAACCGGCCGTCCATAAGCTCCACCAGGTTCTTGGCAATGGAGAGTCCCAGGCCGCTGCCCTCTGTACTTCTGGACTCATCTCCCTGGGTAAAACGCTCAGTCAGCTCCTCTGCGTCTATGTTCAGGGGCTGGAGGGATATGTTCTTCAGGGAAAAGACCACCTGCTTTTCATCTGCCCTCATATCCGCATAGACCCGGCTGCCGGGCAGGGCGTATTTGATGATATTGCCGTAGAGGTTCTCCATGACCCGCCACAGCGCTCTGCCGTCGGCCCAGATATAGACTTTTTCCTCGGGTATACTGTTAACCGTCTCTAAACCGCAGTTTTGAAGCTGTTCAAAGAATTCCCCCTGTACCTGCTGCTGGAACTCTCTGAAGTCCATCCGCTCAGGCTGGATATGGAAATTGCCGGAGTTGATCCTGGACACCTCAACCAGATCCTCCATGAGGATCTTCAGCCGCTGTGTCTTCTTGTCCAGCACATCCACATACTCCTCTATCTTGGGGTTTATGATCTTCTCCCTCTTCAGCAGTCCGATATAACTGATGATAGAGGTGAGGGGGGTCTTCAGGTCATGGGACACATTGGCGATCAGGTCTGTCTTTCTGCGCTCATTCCTCACACTTTCCTGTACCGCTTTTTCCAGATTGTCACCGATCCGGTTAATGTTGTCCGCTATCTCCACGTTGACCCTGTTCAAGTTTTCGGTTGGTATTTTATAAGTAAAGTCTTCGTCTGAAATCTTCCTGACACCATCCAGTATCTGCTGTCTTGCGCTGATCTCTTTCAGAACATGGCCTCCTGCATAGAGGTTCAAAAAGACAAGGATCACACTTCCTAGGGTACCGCCGCGGCATAAAAGACAACTGGTAACCGCATAAAGAGCAAATCCCGCCAGGGCAAAGGCTGCCCTTCTTCCTCCCCGGATACCGGCCCTGTAGTTCCCAATGACCTGTTTGATGATGCTGCCTCTGCACAGGGTCTTCATTTTCCCTCTGCGCACAATGCTCAGAACCCCCGTCAGCAGAAGCATATAGATAATTAAAACTATCACTACATTCCCGGTCGCCTGGGGCGGGGGAAGGATTTCATCCATGCTGCGTTTTATGATCACGGCTGCCAGACATATGAGCAGTCCCAAGGGGACCAGAAGAAATTCAATGGATATCCTGTCCAGGTACCTGACTATCCCGTTCCCGCGGCCTGCGCTCTTTACTGTCATCACACAGAGTGCCATAAGGGAAATGAAAAATACGGCAGCGGAAAAAATCAGTCCTTTTGGAAATGTTTTAATAAACCAGGACCATTTATCATAAAACTGGCTGCCGCCCCACAGGTAATCCTTGGCAGAGAAAGTTCTGTCTATCCAGACGGACAAGGTAATGTTATCCGTATCTGCAATATCCTCATTGAGTTTTTTTATGATATCGTATTTCATCTCATAGGTCAGGGGTACATCCGTGTCAAGGAAAAACATATCCCCCTGGAACCTGATACGGGCAGAGTTCTTCTTTACTGCCTCCGATGTGCAGTTGGTGTACACCAGGCCTGTCTCCGTGTTCTCCAGTCTGTACTTGATATTGGTATTTTCTGCTTTAAATCTTTCCTTATCCTTTGCATACTGAGACATTTCCGAATCTATTTTCAGCAGACACACCGCCAGTTTGGAGATACATTGAACTTCGCCTGCCCGCCTCAGGTTCCTGTCTGACATGACAAATTCCAGTATATTGTCAAACCCCCGGGGCGCGTACAGCTCATCAAGAGTTCCTTTTACCTCCTTCTGCCCGTTTATATTGTACAGATTCCTGTCATTTTCCTGGATGTAGTTTTTCCACCACTTATAGCTCTCCTTCTGCCGGCTCCAATCATAGAGCTGCTCCAGAGTATATGCAAAACCGTTTGTATTGCTGCCGCTTATGATCCCCTGCTCCGCGTACTCGAAAATATCCACCAGTTTGTCCGGCGCGTATTCCCCGTCATTCTCAAAATTATTCCTCAGGTGCATATAATCAATAAGCTCCGACACCTCATTCTCCACATTACATGCATAATCCCTGGTTTTGTAATAGGGCGGAGTCTCCCCTGCAAGCCAGTTGGGGTCCTCCCATACCTGATAATAGTCGGCAATGACAATATAGATCATCACGATCACAGCAAATAAAAAGTGCAGGATCAGTGTCCCTGGATAACAGAACGGACGCCTATTCCTGCCGGGTTTTTTCTCTTTTATATTTTTAAATATTTTCAATTTTGTATCCCACTCCCCAGACAACTTTCAGATACCTTGGGTTCTTTGGATTCAATTCAATTTTCTCTCTGATATGACGTATATGTACCGCCACCGTATTGTCAGCGCCTATGGCCTCCTCATTCCAGATGTTACGGTATATCTGCTCGATAGAAAATACCTTTCCCTTATTTTTCAGAAGAAACAAAAGAATATTATACTCTATGGGGGTAAACCGAACGCTTTTGCCATCCAAAGTTACCTCTTTCGTATCATCGTCCACGAGCAGCCCTCCCGAAAAGTAAGTGTGCTTAGCCAGACCCTTGGGCATATTTCCCAATTCTGTGTAGCGTCTGAGCTGGGACTTTACACGGGCGATCAGCTCCAGGGGATTAAAAGGTTTTTCCATATAGTCATCCGCTCCCGCGTTAAGCCCTGCTATTTTATCCTCATCCTCTGTTTTGGCTGTCAGGCAGATGATGGGGATCGTTGAAAATCTGCGGATCTGAGTGATCGCCTGTATGCCGTCCATTTTTGGCATCATGATGTCCACGATCAGCAGATGCACTGTTTCCCTGCGCACTGCTTCTGCGGCCTCTAAACCATCATAGGCACACAGTACCTCATACCCCTCCTCCGTAAGATAAAGCTCTATGGCATGTACAATCTCTCTGTCATCATCACAAACAAGTATCCTGAACATGTTACCACCTCTTGTCATTATTTTGCATCCAGCACCGGCATCCTGCCAGGGATGTCTGTGCCCTGAATCATCTCAGGACGTGGCGTCACTGCTGTATATTTATTGCAGCTATTCAGCAGGTCTGCGCATTTACCGCACTGACCGTAAGAAAACCTTCACCAGACAGGCAAAATCCCATAATCACAGGTGATTCTGCATGGATTCTTGCCCGTATCTGCGAGGGTACTGAACAGTTATGCTTTATTATACCATTGTTTCATCATTTACCGTAAGAAACGTAAGCAAATTCCAGAAAATTAAGAAAAACTTAATGAATCCCCTCTAAATATACAGATAATGAACCTTTCACAGTCATACAGCATTAACAAAATGGCAACTTCTGCCAATTACTAAAATAACAGTAATTATTTCAGGATCGCTTTACATATCATGAATTCTTTTTTATAATAATACGAATTAGACAAATTCAATGGAAAGGAATCTTACTATGTTTCGTTTGATGGGAACAATCTATAAAGACACGCATATTGTCAAGAGCACCGTCATATGTGATGAAACGGATACGAACCGCACCAAGAAAGTTTTTCACTGTCTGGATGCCATCTGCTATGAGTTCGATCTGGAAAAACCGCTGTGGCTGGATGTGAATATCAAGGATTTCCAGAAGCACGCAAAAGCACGTTTTAATCAGGATAATTTTATTGAAGTATTGGATTTTGATTTTTTGGAAATCCAGGTGATCGAAGAAGGATAAAAAACAGCCCGCACGGAAAATGAAACTTCCGCACGGGCCGTTCTTTATTTAAGGTTTAAAGTCTTTTCAGCAGCTCTTCTCTTCTTTCCTCGTATCCCGGTTTTCCAAGGAGTGCGAACATGTTTTTCTTGTAGCTCTCAACACCGGGCTGGTCAAAGGGGTTCACACCTGTCAGATAACCGCTGATACCGCAGGCAAATTCAAAGAAATAGAACAACTGTCCCAGACAGAACTCGTCCTGTTTCGGGATCTTAACCATCAGATTCGGGGTATTCCCGTCTGTATGGGCAAGGATCGTTCCGTTCATGGCGCTCTTGTTTACAAAGTCCATGCCTTTTCCGGCCAGATAATTCAGGCCGTCCAGGTCATTGTCTGCCTCTTTGATGGCAAGATCCACTTTCGGCTCTTCCACTGCGAGAACAGTCTCGAACATGATCCTGGAGCCGTCCTGGATAAACTGTCCCAGGGAGTGCAGATCTGTGGTAAAGTCCACGGATGCAGGGTAGATACCCTTCTGGTCCTTACCTTCGCTCTCACCGTATAACTGTTTCCACCATTCTGCCACATAGTGCAGAGTCGGCTCATAGTCTGCCAGGATCTCAACGGATT is a window encoding:
- a CDS encoding ABC transporter ATP-binding protein; translation: MASLSLQHICKAYPNGFEAVKDFNLEIEDKEFIIFVGPSGCGKSTTLRMIAGLEEITGGTLKIGDKVVNDVEPKDRDIAMVFQNYALYPHMTVYDNMAFGLKLRKVPKDQIDKMVKEAAKILDLEKLLDRKPKALSGGQRQRVAMGRAIVREPKVFLMDEPLSNLDAKLRVQMRTEISKLHERLGATIIYVTHDQTEAMTLGTRIVVMKDGIVQQVDTPQNLYNAPKNLFVAGFIGSPQMNMMDAVCHVKGNEVELEIGGTTIALPASKRKPLIDGGYDGKTVVMGIRPEHVYDDEARIQAFPGSVIQGKITVYELLGAEVYLYFDTEGFPMTARVNPRTTARTGDVVKFSLDLEKIHVFDKETEQVITN
- a CDS encoding sensor histidine kinase; protein product: MKIFKNIKEKKPGRNRRPFCYPGTLILHFLFAVIVMIYIVIADYYQVWEDPNWLAGETPPYYKTRDYACNVENEVSELIDYMHLRNNFENDGEYAPDKLVDIFEYAEQGIISGSNTNGFAYTLEQLYDWSRQKESYKWWKNYIQENDRNLYNINGQKEVKGTLDELYAPRGFDNILEFVMSDRNLRRAGEVQCISKLAVCLLKIDSEMSQYAKDKERFKAENTNIKYRLENTETGLVYTNCTSEAVKKNSARIRFQGDMFFLDTDVPLTYEMKYDIIKKLNEDIADTDNITLSVWIDRTFSAKDYLWGGSQFYDKWSWFIKTFPKGLIFSAAVFFISLMALCVMTVKSAGRGNGIVRYLDRISIEFLLVPLGLLICLAAVIIKRSMDEILPPPQATGNVVIVLIIYMLLLTGVLSIVRRGKMKTLCRGSIIKQVIGNYRAGIRGGRRAAFALAGFALYAVTSCLLCRGGTLGSVILVFLNLYAGGHVLKEISARQQILDGVRKISDEDFTYKIPTENLNRVNVEIADNINRIGDNLEKAVQESVRNERRKTDLIANVSHDLKTPLTSIISYIGLLKREKIINPKIEEYVDVLDKKTQRLKILMEDLVEVSRINSGNFHIQPERMDFREFQQQVQGEFFEQLQNCGLETVNSIPEEKVYIWADGRALWRVMENLYGNIIKYALPGSRVYADMRADEKQVVFSLKNISLQPLNIDAEELTERFTQGDESRSTEGSGLGLSIAKNLVELMDGRFEIYLDGDLFKTTLIFPVKPVDHRKNMEK
- a CDS encoding response regulator transcription factor, with amino-acid sequence MFRILVCDDDREIVHAIELYLTEEGYEVLCAYDGLEAAEAVRRETVHLLIVDIMMPKMDGIQAITQIRRFSTIPIICLTAKTEDEDKIAGLNAGADDYMEKPFNPLELIARVKSQLRRYTELGNMPKGLAKHTYFSGGLLVDDDTKEVTLDGKSVRFTPIEYNILLFLLKNKGKVFSIEQIYRNIWNEEAIGADNTVAVHIRHIREKIELNPKNPRYLKVVWGVGYKIENI